In Vagococcus hydrophili, one DNA window encodes the following:
- a CDS encoding VanZ family protein, translating into MPSYAVPLSSAFFAFAIIAFIGTVPWTIYQYRKHGYFSFWRNLIFFSFIYYCLTAFFLVSLPLPKERNNTLEFKDHVFTQLKPFNMINNFQQVKGFNPSSPKTYLTLFKSFTFLEVFFNIALLFPLGVYLRFFFKKASKWYLALLLTFSMTLFFEVSQLTALFGYYAYPYRLFDVDDLLMNTLGGMIGFFTAPILLFLIPSREQIEQKDILYNHNKIASYGAQLIEIFVSMMIARFIGSLFSGLLFHGEHLFIFNTVSVFFFIVILPRIWKGQTLGGKLVKIKIMLPSSLPLLRLSHRFILIYTPSVLSQFSLIASTKEFTNPYALALQIGLFLLTFFVWGIFWLFILRDWFKKRGEVFFNRFSSIDFIRDTPNKKADH; encoded by the coding sequence ATGCCATCATATGCTGTTCCACTGTCCTCGGCATTTTTTGCTTTTGCTATTATTGCTTTCATCGGAACCGTTCCCTGGACTATTTATCAATACCGAAAACACGGCTACTTCAGTTTTTGGCGTAACTTAATTTTCTTTAGTTTCATCTATTATTGTTTGACAGCCTTCTTTTTAGTTAGCCTACCACTACCTAAAGAGCGCAACAATACACTAGAATTTAAGGATCATGTCTTTACCCAGTTAAAACCTTTTAATATGATAAACAATTTCCAACAAGTTAAAGGGTTTAATCCGAGTAGTCCTAAAACCTACTTAACTCTTTTTAAATCATTTACCTTTTTAGAAGTCTTTTTTAATATTGCTTTACTATTTCCTTTAGGTGTTTATTTGAGATTTTTCTTTAAAAAAGCTAGTAAGTGGTATTTAGCACTCCTTCTGACTTTCTCGATGACGCTCTTTTTTGAAGTATCACAACTTACAGCTTTATTTGGGTATTACGCTTATCCTTATCGTTTGTTTGACGTAGATGATTTATTAATGAACACTCTAGGAGGAATGATTGGATTCTTCACGGCTCCCATTCTTTTATTCTTAATTCCTAGCCGTGAGCAGATTGAACAAAAAGATATTCTCTATAATCATAATAAAATTGCTTCCTACGGTGCCCAACTGATTGAAATATTTGTGAGCATGATGATTGCCAGATTTATCGGTTCTTTATTCTCAGGCCTTTTATTTCATGGTGAACATTTATTTATATTTAATACAGTGAGTGTCTTTTTCTTTATTGTGATTTTACCACGTATTTGGAAGGGACAAACGCTTGGTGGTAAATTAGTTAAGATTAAAATCATGCTCCCATCATCCTTACCTTTACTTCGGCTAAGTCACCGATTTATCCTGATTTATACACCATCTGTTCTTAGTCAATTTTCTTTAATTGCTAGTACAAAGGAATTTACCAATCCATACGCTTTAGCATTACAGATTGGTTTATTTTTATTAACCTTCTTTGTTTGGGGAATCTTTTGGTTATTTATTTTGAGAGATTGGTTCAAAAAAAGAGGCGAAGTTTTCTTTAACAGATTTTCAAGTATTGATTTTATTCGTGATACACCAAATAAAAAAGCTGATCATTAG
- a CDS encoding response regulator transcription factor, with the protein MKILIVEDNNSLREMLSRFLRKEKYEVIEASTGEMGLELTKIQKFDLVLLDIMLPGIDGFEVCRQIRSDSMIPIIMITAKSEDHDKILGLDVGADDYMVKPFSHQEVTARIRAIMRRIEPKKEKREKYTGLEVDETNYSLKLFSESIHLTKKEFEVLYHFVQYPNQLFTRDHLLDSVWGMDYYGDFRTVDSHIKRLREKLKTEKETNWQIKTIWGKGYLFEVKNK; encoded by the coding sequence ATGAAAATATTAATTGTGGAGGATAATAACTCTTTAAGAGAGATGTTGTCGCGGTTTTTAAGAAAAGAAAAATATGAGGTAATTGAAGCAAGTACTGGCGAAATGGGACTTGAACTAACTAAAATCCAAAAGTTTGATTTAGTGTTACTTGATATTATGTTACCAGGCATAGACGGGTTTGAAGTTTGCCGTCAGATAAGGTCAGATTCAATGATTCCAATTATTATGATTACAGCTAAAAGTGAGGATCATGATAAAATTTTAGGGTTAGATGTAGGAGCAGATGACTACATGGTAAAGCCTTTTTCACATCAAGAAGTTACGGCAAGGATTAGAGCGATAATGAGACGAATTGAACCAAAGAAAGAAAAAAGAGAAAAATATACGGGATTAGAAGTAGATGAAACTAACTATAGTCTTAAATTGTTTAGTGAATCAATTCACTTAACAAAAAAAGAATTTGAAGTATTGTATCACTTTGTCCAGTACCCTAATCAATTATTTACAAGAGATCACCTACTCGATAGTGTCTGGGGGATGGATTACTATGGTGATTTTAGAACAGTCGATAGTCATATTAAAAGATTGCGTGAAAAGTTGAAAACAGAAAAAGAAACCAATTGGCAAATTAAGACAATTTGGGGTAAAGGTTATTTATTTGAGGTGAAGAATAAATGA
- a CDS encoding sensor histidine kinase has translation MSKKIMTRLIRNYTLLLMLFSLVILFVFFSLLNRQATDIHKEQLIEQGDIIAKNIMEDELVSKETDDDMGSHSRRMRNRNHMMTSNSYLNLISSLSTDEIFIVDTKGDSLISGHMMDEEPKELDDDGRAILNVVLKSQEPTYLDQEIKQKGYGVPLFDNEGTIYGSVIAISTKENTVTQSLKDYRILIWSILIALLIAIIISIYLARSFVKPIYQMADFTEMLIQNDYQQDLDIKTKDELAALGSKLLILSDRLAIAQKEQENKEKSQKLFLSQISHELRTPVMVIKNSLEILGDNFLNENERQDYIKQLLKETDQLNVLVNDLLELSHLQSTEFSIKKEELHLKDVLDDSVRSLRQQMGDSNKIIVVNHLNSADIYQGDYQRLLQLVRILLDNALKYSPENEKVNCSLIRTKKGYELEIKNTSLEQIEEEESARFFEAFNRGQFNQVEGHGLGLTIAKQIVARHQGTINFKVVNSKEVQVQIILTD, from the coding sequence ATGTCTAAAAAAATAATGACTCGACTAATCAGAAACTATACTTTGCTATTAATGTTGTTTTCATTGGTTATTTTATTTGTTTTTTTTAGTTTATTAAATCGACAAGCAACCGACATTCATAAGGAACAGTTAATAGAACAAGGGGATATTATTGCTAAAAATATTATGGAAGATGAATTGGTTTCTAAAGAAACGGATGATGATATGGGAAGCCACAGCCGAAGAATGAGAAATCGAAATCATATGATGACAAGTAACTCCTATTTAAATTTAATTAGTAGCCTGTCCACAGACGAAATTTTTATAGTAGATACAAAAGGAGATTCATTGATTAGCGGACATATGATGGATGAAGAACCTAAGGAATTAGATGATGATGGTCGGGCTATTTTAAATGTCGTACTAAAAAGCCAAGAACCGACTTATTTAGATCAAGAAATTAAACAAAAGGGTTATGGTGTTCCATTATTTGATAATGAGGGAACTATTTACGGTAGTGTAATTGCTATATCGACTAAAGAAAATACGGTGACCCAATCTCTAAAAGATTACCGGATACTTATCTGGAGTATTTTGATTGCACTTTTAATTGCGATAATTATTTCGATTTACTTAGCAAGAAGTTTTGTTAAGCCCATTTATCAAATGGCTGATTTTACTGAAATGTTAATTCAAAATGACTATCAGCAGGATTTAGATATAAAAACAAAAGATGAGTTAGCGGCGCTCGGAAGTAAGCTTTTGATTCTCTCTGATCGTTTGGCAATTGCTCAAAAGGAACAAGAAAATAAAGAGAAGAGTCAAAAATTATTCCTATCCCAAATTTCTCATGAATTAAGAACGCCTGTCATGGTTATCAAAAATTCTTTAGAAATATTGGGAGATAATTTTTTAAATGAAAATGAACGTCAAGATTATATTAAACAACTTTTAAAAGAAACAGACCAGTTAAATGTTCTTGTAAATGATCTATTAGAGTTAAGTCATTTACAATCAACTGAGTTTTCAATAAAAAAAGAGGAACTACATTTAAAAGACGTGCTTGATGACAGTGTTCGTTCGCTAAGACAACAAATGGGTGACTCTAATAAGATTATAGTTGTCAATCATCTGAATAGTGCTGATATTTATCAGGGAGATTATCAGCGCTTACTTCAATTGGTTAGAATTTTATTAGATAATGCCTTGAAATATAGCCCTGAAAATGAGAAAGTAAATTGTTCATTAATTCGAACGAAAAAAGGGTATGAGCTTGAAATAAAAAATACCTCTCTTGAACAAATTGAAGAAGAAGAGAGTGCGAGATTCTTTGAGGCATTCAATAGAGGTCAATTTAATCAGGTAGAAGGTCATGGTTTAGGTCTTACGATTGCTAAACAAATTGTTGCTAGACACCAAGGAACAATTAATTTTAAGGTTGTAAATTCGAAAGAGGTACAAGTCCAAATAATACTAACTGACTAA